The DNA region CAATGGCATTTGCTCGCAAGAAATCTGCGTCGAATGGGACCGACAGGCCCGACGCGAGCGTCGGGTGGGGCGATGAAGACCGCGAAGTGGCTAAACCCGACAGGCTGCTAGGTCCGGTGGCGGCGGCCCAGCGGATGGAGGGCGGGGCATGAAAGCGCGTCCGAGCGCCCGGCAGGAGGTCGTCAAAGGCCTGTGGGACCAGAATCCCATCCTGCGCCAGTTGCTGGGGCTGTGTCCGGCCCTGGCCGTCACCGTCTCCGCCATCAACGGCGTGGCCATGGGCCTGGCCGTGATCTTTGTCCTGTCCTGCTCCAATGTCCTGGTCAGCCTGCTGCGGAGGCTGATTCCCGCCCAGGTGCGCATCGCCGCCTACATCGTCATCATCGCCACCTTCGTCACGATCGTGGACCTGGTGATGAAGGCGCGCTTCCCCGGGCTGAGCCAGTCCCTCGGCGCCTTCATTCCGCTCATCGTGGTCAACTGCATCATCCTGGGCCGGGCCGAGGCCTTCGCCAGCCGCAACCACCCGGGGCGCGCCCTGCTGGACGCCCTGGGCATGGGGGTCGGCTTCACCATCACCCTCACCGTGCTGGGCGGCGTGCGCGAGATCCTGGGCTCGGGCGCCCTCTTCGGCCTCACCCTGGTTCCGGGCTGGGAGGCCTGGGTGGTGATGATCCTGCCCGCTGGCGGCTTCCTCACCCTGGGCCTGATGCTGGCCGTGGTCAATCTCATCACCCGCCGGCGGGACGTGCTGGGCCGCCAGGCCCTCGTGGAGGAGTCACGGGTGGTCCGCCGCGTCGAGCTGCGCGGTCCGGCCAGCGCCGCGGGAGGGCCCGCCTGATGGACTTGCTGCTCATCTTCCTGGGCGCGGCCGTGGTCAACAACTTCGTGCTCAGCTATTTCCTTGGCATCTGCCCCTTCGTGGGCGTGTCGGGGCGCGTCAGCAGCGCCCTCTCCATGGGCCTGGCCACCACCTTCGTCATGACGATGACGGCCATGGTCACCTGGCTCATCCAGGCCTACCTGCTCGACCCGCTGGGTCTGGGCTTCCTGCAGACCGTCTCCTTCATCCTGGTGGTGGCGTCGCTGGTCCAATTCGTCGAGATGGTGATCAAGAAGGCCAGTCCGCCCCTCTACCGGACCCTGGGCATCTACCTGCCCCTCATCACGACCAATTGCGCCATCCTGGGCCTGGCCCTCTTCATCCAGCTGCGGGGGCACGGCTTCATCGAAGGCCTCGTCTTCGCCCTGGGCGCGGGCGGAGGTTTCACCCTGGCCCTCTGCCTGATGGCCGGCATCCGCGAGGAACTGGAGCTGGCCAGCGTGCCGCCCAGCTTGCGCGGGGCGGGTATCACCCTGCTTGTCGCGGGAATCATGGCATTGGCCTTCATGGGTTTCGCTGGAATGATCTGAAGTTTGTCATGAGGATCGACTTATGAGCACGAGGCGGGATTTCCTCAAACGGACCCTGGTGGTGGGCGTGGCCTT from bacterium includes:
- a CDS encoding electron transport complex subunit E, whose amino-acid sequence is MKARPSARQEVVKGLWDQNPILRQLLGLCPALAVTVSAINGVAMGLAVIFVLSCSNVLVSLLRRLIPAQVRIAAYIVIIATFVTIVDLVMKARFPGLSQSLGAFIPLIVVNCIILGRAEAFASRNHPGRALLDALGMGVGFTITLTVLGGVREILGSGALFGLTLVPGWEAWVVMILPAGGFLTLGLMLAVVNLITRRRDVLGRQALVEESRVVRRVELRGPASAAGGPA
- a CDS encoding RnfABCDGE type electron transport complex subunit A, with product MDLLLIFLGAAVVNNFVLSYFLGICPFVGVSGRVSSALSMGLATTFVMTMTAMVTWLIQAYLLDPLGLGFLQTVSFILVVASLVQFVEMVIKKASPPLYRTLGIYLPLITTNCAILGLALFIQLRGHGFIEGLVFALGAGGGFTLALCLMAGIREELELASVPPSLRGAGITLLVAGIMALAFMGFAGMI